One region of Roseicitreum antarcticum genomic DNA includes:
- the bchF gene encoding 2-vinyl bacteriochlorophyllide hydratase, whose product MRDSEAPTVQPLYTPEQRARRDASRWTLVQGILAPVQFLVFAVSLYLVVRYLLTGAGYDAATLSVVLKTLCLYAIMVTGAIWEKVVFGQYLFAHAFFWEDMFSMAVIALHTAYLWALFSGSLSPSELMWLALAAYVTYVINAGQFIWKLRMARLSSQVTA is encoded by the coding sequence ATGCGCGATTCCGAAGCACCCACGGTGCAGCCCTTGTACACCCCCGAGCAGCGCGCCCGGCGTGATGCGTCGCGCTGGACCCTGGTTCAGGGCATTCTGGCGCCGGTGCAATTTCTGGTGTTTGCCGTGTCGCTCTACCTGGTGGTGCGGTACCTCCTGACCGGCGCAGGGTATGATGCGGCGACCCTGTCGGTCGTTCTGAAAACGCTGTGCCTTTATGCGATCATGGTCACCGGCGCGATCTGGGAAAAGGTCGTCTTCGGTCAATACCTTTTCGCGCATGCCTTCTTCTGGGAGGATATGTTTTCCATGGCGGTGATCGCCCTGCACACCGCCTATCTGTGGGCGCTGTTCAGCGGCAGCCTGTCGCCATCCGAACTGATGTGGCTGGCGCTGGCGGCTTATGTCACCTACGTCATCAACGCCGGGCAGTTCATCTGGAAGCTGCGCATGGCCCGCCTGTCATCGCAGGTGACGGCATGA
- a CDS encoding cobalamin B12-binding domain-containing protein: protein MTLTVTFCEEKRVESAWGITPAGKMGAMDGNQNQTQLMDRLRPATQKTPSYVVASVASRLSRRPRAACERTTTRLLDAALASDDAVAKALRDMYREGISDEQVVDLYVPAAAMLMGREWCDNKCSFVAVTIASIRLTGLVRQLNAKWYSDAQHSEDTPCILLALPEAAQHALGILVVTSKLRRLGASVRVMTGVSDDEISAHVRDNPYDLIAISIGHEDGLETARDLVKRLKQVVGTSTPVGVGGPAVANSEALRAFTYADFYIASPEELLTLCVTKMASKAPVTSSRSA from the coding sequence GTGACACTGACAGTCACATTTTGTGAAGAAAAACGCGTCGAGTCGGCGTGGGGTATAACGCCAGCTGGAAAGATGGGCGCGATGGACGGAAATCAAAATCAGACGCAACTCATGGACCGACTGCGTCCGGCAACCCAGAAGACGCCTTCTTATGTCGTCGCCTCGGTCGCCAGCAGGCTTTCAAGAAGACCCCGCGCCGCCTGCGAACGCACCACGACGCGCCTGCTGGATGCCGCACTGGCGTCAGATGATGCCGTGGCGAAGGCCCTGCGCGACATGTACCGCGAGGGCATATCCGACGAACAGGTTGTCGATCTCTATGTCCCCGCCGCCGCAATGCTGATGGGCCGCGAATGGTGCGACAACAAATGCAGCTTCGTCGCGGTGACCATCGCCTCGATCCGGCTCACCGGGCTGGTCCGCCAGTTGAACGCGAAATGGTATTCGGACGCACAGCATAGTGAGGACACGCCCTGCATCCTGCTCGCCCTGCCCGAGGCCGCCCAGCACGCACTGGGAATCCTTGTCGTCACGTCAAAGCTGCGGCGGTTGGGCGCTTCGGTCCGGGTAATGACCGGCGTGTCAGATGATGAAATTTCGGCACATGTTCGCGACAACCCCTATGATCTTATTGCCATTTCAATCGGTCATGAAGATGGGCTTGAAACTGCCCGGGATTTAGTAAAAAGACTGAAGCAAGTTGTGGGTACATCAACGCCTGTGGGTGTCGGTGGTCCTGCGGTCGCCAATTCCGAGGCACTGCGCGCGTTTACCTACGCAGATTTTTACATCGCTTCCCCCGAGGAGCTGCTGACCCTGTGCGTGACCAAGATGGCATCCAAAGCTCCGGTCACTTCAAGCAGGTCAGCCTAG
- a CDS encoding magnesium chelatase subunit H: MRDETGITGPRAGYRIAIVTLDSHAAGPAERVSERLALDFPGLSLSVHAAAEWGETPAALDAAIAAVAHADIVIANLLFLEEHVQAILPALRARRPDCDAMIGVISDREIVTLTRMGDLDMSKPASGMMSMMKKLRGDKKPGESGQKQMAMLRRLPKILKFVPGKAQDVRAWFLTMQYWLGGSDENVEAMVRFLISRYSHESQWRGVKAPAPVEYPEVGLYHPDLDPARFPNGITTRAADLPAPTAPVATVGLLLMRSYVLSGDTAHYDEVIRSFEARGLRVMAAFSGGLDGRPAISAYFHTDEGVKIDTMVSLTGFSLVGGPAYNDSDAAVGVLSGLDVPYVAAHPLEFQTLSQWAVSPQGLGPVETTMLVALPEIDGATNPTVFAGRHGGETCLGCAQRCASETATKAMAPCFERIGRLTGRVERLARLRKSEVADRNVAVVLFGFPPNAGAVGTAAYLSVFESLFNTLHEMAATGYDLTPPATVDELRAAVLEGNAARYGQDANVATIVPADDIVRGTPWLAEIEAVWGAAPGRVQSDGRGVFILGAQFGKVFVGIQPTFGYEGDPMRLLFERGFAPTHAFSTFYLWLKNQFRADVVLHFGMHGALEFMPGKQSGMGAADWPDRLIGDMPNVYLYASNNPSEASLAKRRSGAVTVTHLTPPLAASGLYKGLLELKDSLTRWRALLPDAVERADLEDLIAVQADAVDMGGSAPDTLWLKLLETESALIPDGLHVMGRPMRADAIADYLAVMTETDPVVRDRVAKALGESHEIPALLRALGGRFIKPVPGGDLIRSADVLPTGRNIHAFDPFRMPTAFAMQDGAKQAALLLSTHPVIPRTVALVLWGSDNIKSDGGPIAQALALMGARPRFDSFGRLGGADLIPLAELGRPRIDVVMTLSGIFRDLLPLQTRMLAEAAYKAAMADEPLDQNFVRAHALAHAAQHGVSMEQASLRVFSNAEGAYGSNVNALVDSSTFGEEDELADAYQTRKSFAYGRDGKASAQGELLQDTLKTVDIAYQNLESVELGVTTVDHYFDTLGGIARAVKRARGGAEAAIYIGDQTRGAGKVRTLQEQVALETRSRSLNPKWFEGMLKHGAEGVRQIEAQVTNTFGWSATTGQVDPWVYQRLSETFVLDDAMRQRLANLNPKASARMAGRLLEASDRNYWQPDAATLEALQAAADEIEDRLEGIAAE, translated from the coding sequence ATGCGCGATGAGACCGGCATCACAGGCCCCCGTGCAGGCTACCGCATCGCTATCGTAACGCTCGACAGCCATGCGGCGGGTCCAGCGGAACGGGTAAGCGAACGTCTGGCGCTGGACTTTCCAGGCCTGTCGCTGAGCGTCCACGCCGCAGCGGAATGGGGCGAAACCCCGGCCGCGCTGGACGCCGCGATTGCAGCCGTGGCGCATGCCGACATTGTCATCGCCAACCTGTTGTTCCTGGAAGAACATGTTCAGGCCATCCTGCCCGCATTGCGCGCCCGCCGCCCCGATTGCGACGCGATGATCGGCGTGATCTCGGACCGGGAAATCGTCACACTGACCCGCATGGGCGATCTGGACATGTCCAAGCCCGCAAGCGGCATGATGTCCATGATGAAGAAGCTGCGCGGCGACAAGAAGCCCGGCGAATCGGGCCAGAAACAGATGGCCATGCTGCGCCGCCTGCCCAAGATCCTGAAATTCGTACCCGGCAAGGCGCAAGACGTGCGCGCGTGGTTCCTGACCATGCAATACTGGCTGGGCGGCTCGGATGAGAATGTCGAGGCGATGGTCCGCTTCCTGATCTCGCGCTACAGCCACGAAAGCCAATGGCGCGGCGTCAAGGCACCGGCGCCGGTCGAATACCCCGAGGTCGGATTGTATCACCCCGATCTGGACCCCGCGCGCTTTCCCAATGGCATCACCACCCGGGCCGCCGATCTGCCCGCGCCCACCGCGCCGGTGGCAACTGTCGGCCTCCTCCTGATGCGGTCTTACGTCCTGTCAGGCGACACGGCGCATTATGACGAAGTGATCCGCAGCTTCGAGGCGCGGGGTCTGCGCGTCATGGCGGCATTTTCGGGCGGGCTTGATGGCCGTCCCGCGATCTCGGCATATTTCCATACCGATGAGGGGGTGAAGATCGACACGATGGTGTCGCTGACCGGCTTCAGCCTTGTCGGCGGCCCGGCCTATAATGATTCGGACGCTGCTGTCGGTGTGCTCTCTGGCCTCGATGTGCCCTACGTCGCTGCGCATCCGCTGGAATTTCAGACGCTGTCGCAATGGGCGGTGTCCCCGCAGGGCCTTGGCCCGGTGGAAACCACGATGCTGGTTGCCCTCCCTGAAATCGACGGTGCGACCAATCCCACGGTCTTTGCGGGCCGTCATGGCGGCGAGACCTGCCTTGGCTGCGCGCAGCGCTGCGCCAGCGAGACAGCGACGAAGGCCATGGCCCCGTGCTTTGAGCGGATCGGCCGGCTGACTGGCCGCGTCGAACGCCTTGCCCGGTTGCGCAAGTCGGAAGTGGCCGATCGCAATGTGGCCGTGGTGCTGTTTGGCTTTCCGCCTAACGCGGGTGCCGTCGGAACCGCAGCCTACCTGAGCGTTTTTGAAAGCCTGTTCAATACATTGCATGAAATGGCCGCGACAGGCTATGACCTGACGCCGCCTGCCACCGTGGATGAATTGCGCGCGGCTGTGCTGGAAGGCAATGCCGCGCGCTATGGTCAGGACGCCAATGTCGCCACCATCGTCCCTGCCGATGACATCGTGCGTGGCACGCCGTGGTTGGCCGAGATCGAGGCCGTCTGGGGCGCCGCCCCCGGTCGCGTGCAATCCGATGGGCGCGGTGTGTTCATCCTGGGCGCGCAATTTGGCAAGGTTTTCGTCGGTATCCAGCCCACCTTTGGCTATGAAGGTGACCCGATGCGCCTGCTGTTTGAGCGCGGTTTCGCGCCGACACATGCGTTTTCCACTTTCTATCTGTGGCTGAAAAACCAGTTCCGCGCTGACGTTGTGCTGCATTTCGGCATGCACGGTGCGCTGGAATTCATGCCGGGCAAGCAATCGGGCATGGGGGCCGCCGACTGGCCCGACCGGCTGATCGGCGACATGCCGAATGTGTACCTTTATGCGTCGAACAACCCGTCCGAAGCATCGTTGGCAAAGCGCCGTTCTGGCGCTGTGACCGTCACGCACCTGACACCCCCGCTGGCGGCGTCTGGCCTCTACAAGGGTTTGTTGGAACTCAAGGACAGCCTGACCCGCTGGCGCGCGCTGCTGCCAGATGCGGTTGAACGCGCTGATCTGGAAGACCTGATCGCGGTGCAGGCCGATGCGGTGGACATGGGCGGCAGCGCCCCTGACACCCTGTGGCTGAAGCTTTTGGAAACCGAAAGCGCGCTGATCCCTGATGGCCTGCACGTCATGGGCCGCCCGATGCGCGCTGACGCCATCGCGGACTATCTGGCGGTGATGACCGAAACCGATCCGGTGGTGCGCGACCGCGTGGCAAAGGCGCTGGGTGAAAGCCACGAGATTCCTGCCCTGTTGCGCGCGCTTGGTGGCCGCTTCATCAAGCCCGTGCCGGGCGGTGACCTGATCCGTTCCGCCGATGTCCTGCCGACCGGGCGCAATATCCATGCCTTTGACCCGTTCCGCATGCCCACCGCGTTTGCCATGCAGGATGGCGCGAAGCAGGCTGCATTGCTGCTGTCCACCCATCCCGTGATCCCGCGCACTGTGGCGCTGGTGCTCTGGGGGTCGGACAATATCAAATCCGACGGCGGGCCGATCGCGCAGGCCCTGGCGCTGATGGGCGCGCGCCCGCGCTTTGACAGCTTTGGCCGCCTTGGCGGGGCCGATCTGATCCCGCTGGCCGAATTGGGGCGTCCGCGCATCGATGTGGTGATGACGCTTTCGGGCATCTTCCGCGACTTGCTGCCCCTGCAAACCCGGATGCTGGCTGAAGCCGCCTATAAGGCCGCGATGGCCGATGAGCCGCTGGATCAGAATTTCGTGCGCGCCCATGCGCTGGCCCATGCAGCACAGCACGGCGTCAGCATGGAACAGGCGTCGCTGCGGGTGTTTTCCAATGCCGAAGGGGCCTACGGGTCCAACGTCAACGCACTGGTCGACAGCTCGACCTTCGGCGAAGAGGATGAACTGGCCGATGCCTACCAGACCCGCAAATCCTTCGCGTATGGACGTGATGGCAAGGCCAGCGCGCAGGGTGAATTGCTGCAAGACACGCTGAAAACCGTCGATATCGCCTATCAGAACCTCGAATCCGTCGAACTGGGCGTGACCACGGTGGACCATTACTTCGACACGCTGGGCGGCATTGCCCGCGCGGTGAAACGCGCCCGCGGCGGGGCTGAGGCGGCGATCTATATCGGCGACCAGACCCGCGGCGCGGGCAAGGTGCGCACGCTGCAAGAACAGGTGGCACTGGAAACCCGGTCGCGCAGCCTCAACCCCAAATGGTTCGAGGGGATGCTGAAACACGGCGCCGAAGGGGTCCGCCAGATTGAGGCGCAGGTGACCAACACCTTCGGCTGGTCGGCGACCACGGGGCAGGTGGACCCTTGGGTGTATCAGCGCCTGTCGGAAACCTTCGTGCTGGATGACGCGATGCGCCAGCGCCTTGCAAACCTGAACCCGAAAGCCAGCGCGCGCATGGCCGGACGGCTGCTGGAAGCCAGCGACCGCAATTACTGGCAGCCCGACGCTGCCACCCTGGAGGCGCTGCAAGCCGCCGCCGATGAAATCGAGGATCGTCTGGAAGGGATTGCCGCCGAATGA
- the bchM gene encoding magnesium protoporphyrin IX methyltransferase, producing the protein MDSYVSTRTRMQTYFDSTAAKTWERLTSDAPVSRIRQTVREGRDTMRAAILAQLPDDLRGARVLDAGCGAGPMSVALAERGADVLGVDISPALLEVATRRTPDALRPRITFCAGDMLDADHGAFDYIVAMDSLIHYEAADIGRALAGLALRTSQSVVFTIAPRTVLLSMMWGAGKAFPRSDRSPQIIPHSDATIAAALRAAGSAASLSRVARVNRGFYISQAMEMRP; encoded by the coding sequence ATGGACAGCTACGTTTCAACCCGCACGCGGATGCAGACCTATTTCGACAGCACCGCCGCCAAGACGTGGGAGCGTCTTACTTCTGATGCGCCGGTGTCCCGCATCCGTCAGACGGTGCGCGAAGGCCGCGATACCATGCGTGCCGCGATTCTGGCGCAATTGCCCGATGATCTGCGCGGCGCGCGGGTGCTGGACGCGGGTTGTGGGGCCGGGCCGATGTCGGTCGCGCTGGCCGAACGCGGGGCCGATGTGCTGGGCGTGGATATCTCGCCCGCACTGCTGGAGGTTGCCACGCGCCGCACGCCTGACGCACTGCGCCCCCGCATTACCTTTTGCGCGGGTGACATGCTGGACGCGGACCATGGCGCGTTCGACTACATCGTGGCGATGGACAGCCTGATCCATTATGAGGCGGCGGATATTGGCCGCGCGCTGGCGGGGCTTGCCCTGCGCACGTCGCAGTCGGTGGTCTTCACCATCGCGCCGCGCACCGTGCTGTTGTCGATGATGTGGGGCGCGGGCAAGGCGTTCCCGCGTTCGGACCGCTCACCACAGATCATCCCCCATTCCGACGCCACCATCGCGGCCGCCCTGCGTGCCGCCGGGTCGGCCGCGTCGCTGTCGCGCGTGGCACGGGTCAACCGGGGTTTCTACATCTCGCAAGCAATGGAAATGCGCCCATGA
- the bchL gene encoding ferredoxin:protochlorophyllide reductase (ATP-dependent) iron-sulfur ATP-binding protein, with amino-acid sequence MSPLDRDIPNLRGQDGEGSVQVHQDASLKIDGAMVFAVYGKGGIGKSTTSSNLSAAFSMMGKRVLQIGCDPKHDSTFTLTGRLVPTVIDTLKDVDFHAEELRPEDFVYEGFNGVKCVEAGGPPAGTGCGGYVVGQTVKLLKQHHLLEDTDVVLFDVLGDVVCGGFAAPLQHADRALIVTANDFDSIYAMNRIIAAVEAKSKNYKVRLAGCVANRSKDTDEVDRYCDRVGFKRLAHMQDLDCIRRSRLKKKTLFEMGTDEDVIQAQKEYIRLAQTLWAGTDPMAPKPMEDRDIFEMLGFD; translated from the coding sequence ATGAGCCCACTCGATCGCGATATCCCGAACCTGCGCGGACAGGATGGCGAAGGCTCGGTGCAGGTGCATCAAGACGCCAGCCTGAAGATTGACGGCGCGATGGTCTTTGCTGTCTATGGCAAGGGCGGCATCGGCAAATCCACCACCTCGTCGAACCTTTCAGCGGCATTTTCGATGATGGGCAAGCGGGTGTTGCAGATCGGATGCGACCCCAAACATGACAGCACCTTCACGCTGACCGGCCGCCTTGTGCCCACGGTCATCGACACGCTGAAGGATGTGGATTTCCACGCCGAGGAACTGCGCCCTGAAGATTTCGTCTATGAAGGCTTCAACGGCGTGAAATGCGTTGAGGCAGGCGGCCCGCCCGCAGGCACCGGCTGCGGCGGTTATGTCGTGGGCCAGACGGTCAAACTGCTAAAGCAACACCACCTGCTGGAAGACACTGATGTTGTGCTGTTTGACGTACTGGGCGATGTGGTTTGCGGCGGGTTCGCCGCCCCCCTGCAACATGCCGACCGCGCGCTGATCGTTACCGCGAATGATTTCGACAGCATCTATGCGATGAACCGTATCATTGCCGCCGTTGAGGCGAAGTCGAAAAACTACAAGGTGCGGCTGGCCGGATGCGTCGCCAACCGCAGCAAGGACACCGATGAGGTGGACCGCTATTGCGACCGTGTCGGCTTCAAACGGCTGGCGCATATGCAGGACCTGGACTGCATCCGCCGCTCGCGCCTGAAAAAAAAGACCTTGTTCGAGATGGGCACCGATGAGGACGTGATACAGGCGCAGAAGGAATACATCCGGCTGGCGCAGACCCTTTGGGCCGGGACCGACCCGATGGCCCCCAAACCCATGGAAGACCGCGACATCTTCGAGATGCTGGGATTCGATTGA
- the bchB gene encoding ferredoxin:protochlorophyllide reductase (ATP-dependent) subunit B, translating into MKLTVWTYEGPPHVGAMRVATGMTGLHYVLHAPQGDTYADLLFTMIERRNHRPPVSYTTFQARDLGADTAGLFKQSCQDAYDRFQPQAMIVGASCTAELIQDDPGGLAESMDIPVPVIALELPSYQRKESFGTDETFFQIVRALARPMDRTAHVTANLIGPTALGFRHRDDITEVTALLEDMGISVNVVAPMTSSPADIARMGAAHFNVLMYPEHAEAAARWCERELGQPFTKTVPIGVGATRDFLAEVAQITGISVKTDESRLRQPWWSASVDSTYLTGKRVFIFGDGTHVAAAARIARDEMGFEVVGMGCYNREMARPIRALAKEFGLTALISDDYLEVESTIEGLSPEMILGTQMERHIGKRLGIPCAVISAPVHVQDFPARYSPQMGWEGANVIFDTWIHPLVMGLEEHLLHMFRDDFEFNDAAGPSHHGGHAPQALSAPTDITPEPATVPESVATGPVGTDTAATGSDVLTWLDDAERELKKIPFFVRGKARRNTEKFATEKGVSLISVETLYEAKAHYAR; encoded by the coding sequence ATGAAGCTGACCGTGTGGACATATGAGGGCCCGCCCCATGTTGGTGCGATGCGTGTCGCAACCGGCATGACCGGGTTGCATTACGTCTTGCACGCGCCGCAAGGCGACACCTATGCGGATTTGTTGTTCACCATGATCGAGCGGCGCAATCACCGCCCGCCGGTCAGCTACACCACCTTTCAGGCGCGCGATCTGGGCGCGGACACGGCGGGGCTGTTCAAGCAATCGTGCCAGGATGCCTATGACCGATTTCAGCCGCAGGCGATGATCGTCGGCGCGTCGTGCACCGCCGAACTGATCCAGGATGACCCCGGCGGGCTGGCCGAATCCATGGATATTCCCGTTCCGGTCATCGCGCTGGAGCTGCCCAGCTATCAGCGCAAGGAAAGCTTCGGCACGGACGAGACGTTCTTTCAGATTGTTCGCGCACTGGCCCGCCCGATGGACCGTACCGCGCATGTCACCGCCAACCTGATCGGCCCCACCGCGCTGGGTTTCCGCCACCGTGATGACATCACCGAGGTGACGGCGCTGCTGGAAGACATGGGGATCAGCGTCAACGTGGTCGCGCCCATGACCTCCAGCCCTGCCGATATTGCCCGCATGGGGGCCGCGCATTTCAACGTGTTGATGTACCCTGAACATGCCGAGGCGGCGGCGCGCTGGTGCGAACGCGAACTTGGCCAGCCCTTTACCAAGACTGTGCCTATCGGCGTCGGCGCCACCCGCGATTTTCTGGCCGAAGTGGCGCAGATCACCGGGATCAGCGTCAAGACTGACGAATCCCGCCTGCGGCAACCGTGGTGGTCGGCATCGGTCGACAGCACCTATCTGACCGGCAAGCGCGTCTTCATCTTCGGGGACGGCACCCATGTTGCCGCCGCCGCCCGCATCGCCCGCGATGAAATGGGGTTCGAGGTGGTGGGCATGGGCTGCTACAACCGCGAGATGGCCCGCCCGATCCGCGCTTTGGCGAAGGAATTCGGCCTGACCGCCCTGATCTCGGATGATTACCTGGAGGTCGAATCCACCATCGAAGGCCTCTCGCCCGAGATGATCCTGGGCACCCAGATGGAACGCCACATCGGCAAGCGGCTGGGCATTCCCTGCGCCGTGATCTCGGCCCCTGTTCATGTGCAGGATTTCCCCGCGCGCTACTCTCCGCAGATGGGCTGGGAAGGCGCGAATGTGATCTTCGACACCTGGATCCATCCGCTGGTCATGGGGCTGGAAGAGCACCTGCTGCACATGTTCCGCGATGATTTTGAATTCAACGATGCCGCGGGCCCGTCGCATCACGGCGGTCACGCGCCGCAGGCGCTGAGCGCCCCCACAGATATCACCCCCGAACCCGCGACGGTGCCTGAGTCCGTCGCTACTGGCCCCGTCGGTACTGACACCGCTGCTACGGGAAGCGATGTCCTGACCTGGCTGGACGACGCCGAACGCGAGCTGAAGAAGATCCCCTTCTTCGTGCGCGGCAAGGCCCGGCGCAACACCGAAAAATTCGCCACGGAAAAGGGCGTGAGTCTGATCAGCGTTGAAACCCTTTATGAGGCAAAGGCACATTATGCGCGATGA
- a CDS encoding ferredoxin:protochlorophyllide reductase (ATP-dependent) subunit N → MTDMTPIPPARGCGDAPVLKQRGQREVFCGLTGIIWLHRKMQDAFFLVVGSRTCAHLLQSAAGVMIFAEPRFGTAIMEETDLAGMADAQEEIDREVGRLLARRPDIRQLFLVGSCPSEVIKIDLSRAAERLSQIHAPHVRVLNYSGSGIETTFTEGEDACLASMVPVLAHTDARQLMLVGALPDVVEDQALSLLAAMGIENVQVLPARRRSDTLAAGPNTVFAVMQPFLGDTTAALERRGARHIAAPFPFGDEGTTAWLAAIATEFGVDAETFARVTDAPRARARKAIAAAAETLDGKSVFFFPDSQLEIPLARFLTRECGMQALEVGTPFLHRQLVGPDLALLAEGPVISEGQDVDLQLDRARAARPDISVCGLGLANPLEGEGLTTKWAIELVFTPVHFYEQAGDLAALFARPLRRRALLAKGAAA, encoded by the coding sequence ATGACCGATATGACCCCCATCCCGCCCGCACGCGGCTGCGGCGATGCGCCGGTGCTCAAGCAGCGCGGCCAGCGCGAAGTGTTCTGCGGCCTGACCGGCATCATCTGGCTGCACCGCAAGATGCAAGATGCGTTCTTCCTTGTTGTCGGATCGCGGACATGTGCCCATCTGCTGCAATCTGCGGCGGGTGTGATGATCTTTGCCGAACCGCGTTTCGGTACTGCCATCATGGAAGAAACCGATTTGGCCGGTATGGCTGACGCGCAGGAAGAGATCGACCGCGAGGTCGGCCGCCTGCTGGCCCGCCGCCCTGATATCCGGCAGCTTTTCCTTGTAGGGTCCTGCCCGTCCGAGGTTATCAAGATCGACCTGTCGCGCGCTGCCGAACGTCTGTCCCAGATCCATGCGCCGCATGTGCGGGTGCTGAACTACTCTGGTTCCGGCATCGAGACGACGTTTACCGAAGGTGAGGATGCGTGCCTTGCCTCCATGGTGCCCGTGCTGGCGCATACCGATGCGCGGCAATTGATGCTGGTCGGCGCGCTGCCCGACGTGGTGGAAGATCAGGCGCTGTCGCTGCTGGCCGCAATGGGAATCGAGAACGTGCAGGTGCTGCCCGCCCGCCGCCGGTCCGATACGCTTGCCGCAGGACCGAACACGGTTTTCGCGGTGATGCAGCCGTTTTTGGGTGACACCACGGCTGCGCTGGAGCGGCGCGGCGCGCGCCACATCGCGGCACCTTTCCCGTTTGGTGATGAAGGCACGACCGCCTGGCTGGCCGCGATTGCCACCGAATTTGGCGTCGATGCGGAAACCTTTGCCCGTGTGACCGATGCCCCCCGCGCCCGCGCCCGCAAGGCGATTGCGGCGGCGGCGGAGACGCTGGACGGCAAATCGGTGTTCTTCTTCCCCGACAGCCAGTTGGAAATTCCGCTGGCGCGTTTCCTGACCCGTGAATGCGGTATGCAGGCGCTGGAGGTTGGCACGCCGTTTCTGCACCGCCAACTGGTCGGCCCTGATCTGGCGCTGCTGGCCGAAGGGCCGGTTATTTCCGAAGGGCAGGACGTTGATCTGCAACTGGACCGCGCCCGCGCTGCCCGCCCTGATATTTCCGTTTGTGGCCTTGGTCTTGCCAACCCGCTGGAAGGCGAAGGACTGACCACCAAATGGGCGATCGAGCTCGTGTTCACCCCGGTGCATTTCTATGAACAGGCCGGGGATCTGGCCGCGCTGTTCGCCCGCCCGTTGCGCCGCCGTGCCCTGCTGGCAAAAGGGGCCGCCGCATGA